From Aliarcobacter butzleri, the proteins below share one genomic window:
- a CDS encoding DctP family TRAP transporter solute-binding subunit, whose protein sequence is MKKVVLGTIAAAMLATSGLAADYVMKISHVVSASTPKGMAADYLEKRIEELTKGKIDVQVFPNSQLYGDGDEMKALAMNNVQVIMPSLSKFPSIVPQIQLFDLPFLFRDKEHLYKVMDGEVGAKLKSYVDAKKQMIAFDYWDAGFKHFSSSKQPIINPEDAKGLKFRIQSSKVLEAQFKAVGGNPQILPFSEVYSALQQGVVDATENPLSNFYTKKFNEVQSSLTLSSHGYLGYLVVMNQQFWEKLPKDLQEKVAIAMKEATELERKETAIEDVKIMEALKKYSADTKKLEIYQLTDEQVAKWRKVMEAIYPQFYDVIGEDLIKKAIETK, encoded by the coding sequence ATGAAAAAAGTAGTTTTAGGAACAATTGCAGCTGCAATGTTAGCAACATCAGGATTGGCTGCTGATTATGTAATGAAAATTAGCCACGTTGTAAGTGCTAGTACACCAAAAGGTATGGCTGCTGATTATTTAGAAAAAAGAATTGAAGAGTTAACAAAAGGAAAAATTGATGTTCAAGTATTTCCAAACTCACAATTATATGGTGATGGTGATGAAATGAAAGCTTTGGCTATGAACAATGTTCAAGTAATTATGCCAAGTTTATCAAAATTCCCATCAATTGTACCTCAAATTCAACTTTTTGACTTACCGTTTCTTTTTAGAGATAAAGAACACTTATATAAAGTTATGGATGGAGAAGTTGGAGCAAAACTTAAATCTTATGTAGATGCAAAAAAACAGATGATTGCATTTGATTATTGGGATGCTGGATTTAAACACTTTTCAAGTTCTAAACAACCTATTATTAATCCAGAAGATGCAAAAGGTTTAAAATTTAGAATTCAAAGTTCAAAAGTGTTAGAAGCACAATTTAAAGCTGTTGGTGGAAACCCACAAATTTTACCATTCTCTGAAGTTTATTCAGCACTTCAACAAGGTGTTGTTGATGCAACAGAAAATCCACTATCAAACTTCTATACAAAAAAATTTAATGAAGTTCAATCTAGTCTTACTTTAAGTAGTCATGGTTATTTAGGTTATTTAGTTGTTATGAATCAACAATTTTGGGAAAAATTACCAAAAGATTTACAAGAAAAAGTTGCAATTGCTATGAAAGAAGCAACAGAGTTAGAAAGAAAAGAGACTGCAATTGAAGATGTAAAAATTATGGAAGCTTTAAAAAAATACTCTGCTGATACAAAAAAACTTGAAATTTATCAATTAACAGATGAACAAGTAGCAAAATGGAGAAAAGTTATGGAAGCTATCTATCCACAGTTTTATGATGTAATCGGTGAAGATTTAATCAAAAAAGCTATTGAAACAAAATAA